The Sorangiineae bacterium MSr11954 DNA segment TGACCGTCAGAATGGCCGAGAGGCCCGTCTTGGCGTGCCGGTAGCGCGCGCCCAGATCGACCACGTTGTACGAGGGGATTTCGCCGGCGCGGCCCGAGATGTCGGCCTCCACGGTGTTCGTCTCGTCGGCGAACTGGGAGCCCACGTGCGTGAAGGTCGCCTGCGCGCCCAAGCCGCTTCGCGCATGGTCCACGTCCAAGGTGGCGGTCACCAGGTGCCTCGGCGCGTAGGGGACGAAGTTGCCATCGTAGCGACCGCCGACGAAGGTCGAGCGCGATAACGTGTATTGTGCAGCCAAATCGACGTCCACCGGCAGCCGCAGCCCGCGCCCGAGCTGCATGAGGGCCGTGAGCTCCGCGCCGAGGTGGCGCGTGCGTCCGCCGTTTTTGAACTCGGCGGCGCTCCCGCTCAAGGTGTTGTTCGAAATGAGCTGATTGTCGAAGCTGGTGAGGAACCCCGAGACCTCGAGCCTCGCCCACGGGTGCGGGCGGACGCGCGCGCCGAGCTCCCAATTGGTGCTCCGCTCGGCCGACAGCCCCACGTCCTGCCCCGTGGGGGTGATCGATTGGCTGATGCGCGGCGGCGAATACCCACTATGGAGCCCGCCGAAGACGTTGAAGTGCGGTTTGCCGACGATCATGCCGATGCCGGGCATCAGCCCGGTGGCCGTGGAGCTCCCCTCGAGCGACACGTCGCGGACGGCGCCCTCTTCGTACGTCCGTTTGGAGTAGCGCCGGCTGATCGCGTGTTCCACCCGAAACCCGGGGGTGACCAGCACGTCGTCGCGAAAGGCGATGCGGTCCTCGGCGTACGCCGAGAAGCCCAGGATGTTCGTGGTGTCGTCGGTGAGCAAATCGCCGGTGTCCGCGTTGGGGGACGAGGCCGCGAAGCCGCGCCGCCGCGCGGAGTCGAACATCGCGCGCCCGCCGACGATGAATTTGTGCGCGATGGGGCCGGTGAAGAGGCGGTGTTCCAGCTTTGGCTCGACCCCCACGACATTGTAATTGCGATCGCGGATCTGCGACGTCGTACGAAAATACAGCCCCGCGCCGGGGATCCCTTGCGGCCCCAGGATCCGCTCGTAGGTGGTGCCGGAGACATTGCCGCGGTCGAAGTCCTGCTGCCGCAGGCCCATGTTCATGGTGTACGCGAACACGTGGGTGTCGAGCTTGGTGCGATCGCCGAAGCGCTGCTCGTGGCGGAGCGACGCTTCGTAGCGGCGGATGCCGAATCGATCGTGGGGCGCCACCGTGTCTTGGCGCGGATCGTTTTGGTACATCGGCTCGGTGAGGCCGACATAGGTGGTGTGCGAGAGCTCGTCGTAGGCCACGAGCTTGAGGGTCGCTTCGCCGTTCGGGCCGGTGGCGAAGACGACCTTTCCCATGACGTCGGTCACCTCGAACGGCATGTTGCGAAAGCCGTCGCCCTGCTTGCGAAAGGCTTGCACCACATAGCGCACGTCGCCGCCGGCCGCGGTGTTGCCGTAGCGGGCGAGCGCCTTGGCGAAGCCTCGCTCGCCCCACGTCCCTTCGACATTCCACTCTTCGCGGGTGGGGGGCGTCCAGGTGTGGAACTGCACCACGCCGCCCACCGTTTGCGGGCCGTAGAGCAGCACCTCGTGCCCTTTGATGACGTCGATGTTCTGAATGCGCTCGACGGGCGTAGAGTAATAGAGTTCCGGCTCGCCGTACGGGCTCACCACCACCGGCACGCCGTCTTCCTCGACGAGCACCAGCCGCCCGCGGGTGGGGCTCAATCCGCGCACCCCCAAGTTGAGGCGCAGGCCCATCGGATCTTCCTGCCGGACCACCAGCCCCGGCACCCGCCGCAACATCTCACCGGCGCTCTGGGGCTGCGCGCGCCGCAGCTCGGTCTCCGAGACGCGCGATCCGGATCCCGACGCGCGCTCCAAGTTGTCCGCCGCGTTGCCGTGCACCCGCACCTCGTCCACGGCGTGCGCCGCCGGTGCGACTTGCGCCGTCTGCGCGCTCGACGCCGTTTGCGCAGGCTGCGCCGTTTGCGCGCTCGCCGCCGTTTGCGCAGCCGGATCCGCGGCTTGCGCGCCTACGGAGCTCGACCAAGCCATGCTCGCCGCCACGCCGATTCCGGCGAGGGCGCTGCGTCTGTCAATCGCCATCGTTGTCGTTGAACTTCAACGTGGTCCCGAGCACGCTCGCCACCTCGGTGGCGAAGGTGTTCTTCATCGCGCGCACCGATTCATATGCCGCGTCGACGGGGGCCGGCTTTTCGCTCAAGGCGGTGCGGAACGGGGGAGGGATGGCCGCGACCTTGGCGCGCGCATCGCTCAAGGCGGCGAGCACGCGGTCGTCGAGGCTCGCGTTCTTGCCCCGCACCAGATCGCCGATGCCCTTTGGCTCGGCGCCGCCGGGCGCCCCATCGTAAACGGCTTGCACGCCCTCGAGGGTCGCCAGCATATCGGCCAGCGAGTTGTCGCTGCGCGGGGCCTCTTCTTGGCCCGGCTGCACCACGCCGCCGTTTCGCTTCCCGAAGGGCCGCGCGATCTTGTTGCCGGCCACCACGTCGCCCGCGTACGTCGCCGAGTTCACCAGCTGGTCGACCGCCGATTTTCCGGAGGGGAAGGTCTGGCTCCCGCTCCCCGCGTTCGTGAGCTGCGCGGCGAAGTTCTCACCCGCCGGATCCCACGACCGAAGGAGCTCCGCCGTCTTCGCCTTCAGGTTCGCGGCCGCGATGGCCACGTAAAGGCGGCGCCTCTCGGCTGCACCGGTGCCCGTGAGCTTCGCGAGGACGGCCGCATCGCCGCCGCCCGGGTTGTCGAAGAGCAGGTGCTCGAGCGCCATGAACCCTTTGAGGTTCGCCCCCAGCTTCTCGAACGAGTCGGCCGTGATGGGCTCGGATCCCGCGAGCAACTGGTCCAGCTTCTCCCCGTTGGCCGGCCATGCATCGATGACGTCGGCGATGCCCTTGCTGTCCACGGGGCCAAAGCGGAACGCGTCCGCCTTTCGCCAGGTCTTTCGCGCCGCCCGCCACGCCGCCTGCGCGCGCGCCAGCGAATCGGCGCTTGGAGCGCTCCGCAGCGCCTCGGCCGCATCGCGCAAGGTGCCGGCCTCGGTGTCGAGCGTACGGTACGTGGGCAGGATCACGTCGTTCGTCAGGGCCTGGAGCACCGGCTTGGCGTCCACCGACGATGCACCCGAGCTCGAGCTGCTGCATCCGGCAATCCAGGAGGTGGTGCCGAAGGCGCCGGCGAGCGACAAGCCGAGGATCAAGGCGAGGGTCGGAGAAAACCGTCTTTTCATGACAAGATGCTCTTTACAGCGATTCGAGGAACTTGATGAGGGCTTCTCGCTCGTCTTTCGACATGGCACGAAATGCCTCGCGCGAGGCGCTGGCTTCCCCGCCGTGCCAAAGAATGGCCTCGGCAAAGCCCCGGGCGCGCCCATCGTGCAGCAGGAACTGGTGCTTGCTCACCGTCTTCATCAGACCGACGCCCCAGAGGGGAGGGGTGCGCCACTCGGTGCCGGTGGCCTCGAAGTCGGGCCGGCCATCGGCGAGATCGGGCCCCATATCGTGCAAGAGCAGATCGGTGAAGGGGCGAATGGTCTGATGGGAGAGGGCCGGATAGCCCTCCAGGTTCCCCGTTTGAAGCTTGGGCACATGGCACGAGGTGCACTTGGCCGCCGCAAACGCCTCCTCCCCACGAAGGACCGCCGGATCCGTCCAGCTTCGCCGCGCCGGAACGGCGACGGTCATGCCGTAGCGGGTGACGGCCGTGAGCTTGGCGTCGGTGAGCTCGGGCTGGTTGGGCGTGCCGCCCGAGGGCGCCGCCCGGCAAGCCGTTTGCGAAGGCGGACAATTTTCCGTTCGGAACAGCGACGTGGTGATGCCGATATCGCCTTGGAACGCGCCCGCCGATTGCTGCTCCACCGTGGGCTGGTTCGCCTTCCAACCAAAGCGCCCCAGGGTGGCTTTCCCCGCCCGCAGGTTCCAGACCCGGTTGGGCCGGCCCGAGATTCCATCGCCGTCGCGATCCTGTTCGTCGGCGAGCCCGAGGAGCGTCTCCTCGGAGATGGCCTCCAAGAGCCCGAGCCCGATCATCGGCGGCGCCACGCGCGGTGACATCATGGTGCCCGGCGCGAGCGGGCCAAAGGCGAGATCCGTGAGCTCGTACGTGGGGCGGCGCAAGCTGTACGCTTCGCCATCGACATACGTCCCCGGTGCTTCGTCGTAGCGAACGCGCGACGTGCCCTCGCCCGGCACCCCCAGGATGCCGCGGTGATTGAACTGCCCGCCGTAGTTCGGCTCCTCGAGCGGCGCGCCCTGAGCGTCCTTGCCCGGTACGCTCAGGCGGATCAAAAGGCCGACGAACTCCTCCTTGCCGGCCGGAGGTTTTCCGCGGCCGTCCTTGAAGTGGCACGAGGAGCAGGAGATGGCGTTGAAGGTCGGCCCCAGCCCGTCGTTGCCCGAGGTGGAGGCGGGGGCGGTCACCCAATTGCGTCCGAAAAAGTGGTCGCCTTCCGCGAACACCTCGCGCCCCTCGCTATCCAAATTGCGCGCCGCGAACGTGTACGCATTGGGCGTATCGTCGAAGATGGTCGTCCCGCCGCCGAGGAGCTCGACCCCGGCCTCCACCCCCGGCGGCTGCGGACCGGACGAGTCGGACGAACCACACGCCCACCCCGCCGCCACGGCCGAGAGGACGCCAAGACCTACGAATGCGCGCACCAACTCGGCCATCGACCTACTCACTCTACCGTCGTTCGTCCCACCCGGGGAGGCTCAAAACCGCGAGCTCCCAAAGAGCATTACTCCAAGTTAATCTTGAGCCCGAGCGCCTCGGCCACCTTGACCACCGACGCCGTGAGATCCTTCAGCGCATCGACGGCGGCCTTGATCTTGGGGCGCTGGTCGTCGTTCAGGATCGCCTGGTCGAAGGGGGCTGGAATGGCCGCCACCGCGGCCTTGGCGGCGGCGAGCTTTTGCTTCACCTCCGCATCGAGGGCGGGGTTCTTCGCCTTGACGAGATCCTCGATCCCGGGCCCATCGAAGTGGCCAACCTGCGGGAACTTCGTGTCGTAACGGCCAAGGTACGCATTTTCGAGCGACAGCATATTTGCGACCAAGTCCTGGTTGGTCGTGTCGCTGAAGCAGGAGTGCTCCTCCTCTTGATCCTTGTTGTTGTAGGCCGTGTTCATGCGCTCGTTGGCAAGCTCGGCCCCGCCCAAGCTGCCAATCCCCTTGATGATCTTGGTGAGCGACTCATCGGCCGGTGCGGCCACGAACTTGGAGCCGTAGCTGTCGGGCTTCGACAGGTCCCACTGCGCGGCGACCGACTCGATGTCCTCGACCAAGAGCTCGGTCACCGCCGACAGGTACGCGCGGCGCCGGTCTTGATTCTTGTGCGTGCCTTCCGCGCCCGTGACGTAATCGGTATAGGGGCGCGCGCCCGGGCCGGTGGTGCTCAGGTCTTGCCCCCAGAGCAAAAATTCGATGGCGTGCCACCCGGTGGAGACGCTCGTCTCTTCTGCGCCGGGTTGGTTCTTCTCGGCGAGGAACGCCTTGGTGATCGGCGCCGTATCGTTGACGATTCCGTTCTCGAGGATCGTGTCCTTGTCGCCTTCTTTGCCCACGACATAGTCGATGTACGCTTCGTCCAGCGGCCAGCTGTTGATGCGCCCTTCGAGGCCGCCCTCGCCGTCGATCGGCCCACCGTAAAACCGATACACCTCGGTCTGCCCGTAGCTCAGACGCGCTCGGGTCCACGACACGCGCGCCGCGACGAGCGTGGATTGCGAGGGCGTCGCCACGAAGTCGGCGACCGCCTTCTTCAACACGCGCGCCTCCGCGAGCGACTCCGCATAGTTCGCCGCCACGAGCTGCGCGTAAGCCTTGGTGACCTCTTTCGCGTCGACCCCCGGCGGCGGATTCGATCCCTTGTCGTCATCACTGCACGCGAGGAGCGACGCTGCCACCGCGAAGCCAATCGACCAAAGACGCTTCTTCATGAGCGCGTTGTAACGCAAGTGATAATCACTCTCAAGAGGCCGCTGGACAAACTCATCCGTTTCGACGAGCTTTCGCCCGCCGAGAGAACCTCTCCCTTCCTCCTCCTCCCGTATTTCCCGCATTGCGGGGGATCGAGGGCGGCTCCGATGCGAACGAGCTGGGGTCAGCTCGTACGGAATTGGTAGATGGTTCGACTTTCGAGCGGCGCGCCCGGTCGCAGGACGCACGAGGGGAAGTTCGGGCGGTTCGGTGTATCGGGAAACTTCTGCGTCTCCAGGCAGACGCCATCGGATTGTCGGTACGTCGATCCGCTGTGGCCCACGTGGGCGCCGGTGAGAACGTTGCCGGTGTGAAGTTGCACCCCCGGTTCGGTCGTGTAGGTGTCCATGACGATGCCGGTCTTCGGGCTGCGAAGGCGGGCCGCATGCACCGGTTGTTCGGCCGCAGCACCGGACGGCTTGTTCAACACATAGTTGTGATCGTAGCCTTTTCCGCGCACGAGCTGCTCGTGGCCCTGCCGGATGCGTGCGCCGATGGGCGTTGCGATTCGGAAATCGAAGGGGGTGCCCGTTACGTCGTGGATCTCGCCCGTGGGGAGCAAGTCGTGGCCGACGGGCGTAAACGAATCGGCGAAGATGACGAGCTCGTGATCGAAAATATTGCCCGAGCCTTCGCCCGACAGGTTGAAGTACGCGTGGTTGGTGAGATTGAGCACGGTGGGCTCGTCGGTGGTGGCGAAATAATCGATGCAAAGCTCGCTCGCGGGGGTCACCGTGTACATGACGCGGACGGTGACCGTTCCGGGGAAGCCCTCTTCTCCCTTCGGGCTTCGGTGCTCGAGCACCACGCGCGATCCCTCGGGGCCATGACCGAGCTCCACCTCGCGCCACGTCCATCGGTCGAAGCCTCGGTTGCCGCCGTGGATCGTGTTTTTTCCCTCGTTGACCGTCAGATGGTATTCGCGTCCGTCGAGCTCGAAGCGCGCGCCGCCAATTCGATTCCCATAACGGCCCATGATGGCGCCCAAGCGGGGGTGCGGCGCGAGGTAATCCGCCAACTTCGGAAAGCCCAGGACCACGCTGCGCGGGACACCCTCGCCGTCGGGCACCACGACTTGGTTGATGCTCGCGCCATAGCCCATGATCGCGACCGCCATGCCGGCCGCGTTCGATAAATGGTACCGATACACCGTTTCGCCGTCCCGGCCCGTGCCGAACGATTCGCGCGCCGGCGGTTGGATCGCGCTGCCTTGCCCCTGGCTCTCTCGTGTCATCGATATCTCCTGGTTCGTCGGTTCACACGGTTCACGCGGTTCACCGGTTCGTCGTCACGTCATCGACGGGACGCAATCTCGTGGGTCCACCGCTCGACGAATGCTTTTCGCCCTTCGCAGGCCGCCTTCACGTCGATGGGCCGGGCAACGATGCCCGAAGTGTCCTTCTCGCCGTCTCGAACCAAAATGATCTTCCGATAGCGACGGTAAATGGGTATTGCCGCGCTCGACGTCATCCACTCCAAGACCCGCCGCCCCGCCGCCTTCTCCTTCGAGCCGCGCATCGATGCGAAGACTTCGGGCTCGAATCCCGCCCCGTCCGTGGGGATGACCAGCGACATCGGGTCACCTCGATCCATGGACTTCACCACGGCGATCGCCACCGAGAGGGCCACGGACGACGTGCCCTTCGCCACCGTCTCCACGGGAAGCCAGGCCGACGGTGGGTAGTGCGACACCTGTCGATCGAGCGCCCGCAAGAACGCCCAACCGGCCTCCGATCCCATCCCTTGGAGGATGGCGGTCGCCACCAGGTAACCTGCCCCGGACACCCGCGGATCGGGCATCACGATTTCCCCGCGCAGCTCCTCGCGCAAGAGAGCGGACCAGGTGTTTGGCGCCGCGCCCGCGCCGAGCTGCGAAAGGCGGGGGCCGTTGACTCCGAAGGCGGTGACGAACCCCGTGGGGGAAAACCATCGCCCCTCCGGGTCGCGGCACCCCGCGGGCAAGGCATCGCTCTCGGCGATGGCGCCCGGCTCGAGCAGCTCCAAGATCTTCGGCTCGAGCATGGCCGTGGCGGCCCAGCCCAAAACGATGTCGTTCTTGGGGTCGCCCGCTTCTTCGAGGAGACGAAGGTTCAAGGTGGCGGTGGCCATGCGCTCGATTTCGACTCGGATGCCGGGCAGATCGCGCGCCATTCCGGCCAGATAATCGGCTAGCTCGTACTCCTCGAATGCGCTGTAGGCGCGCACCGTCGCCTCGCTCCCGTCGCCGGTCACGAGGCCCTTCAGGTGTTTGCTCTCCGCCATGGTGTTCGCCTAGCCCTTTCGTGCGTCGAAGAACCGGCTGCATACGGCGTCGAGCTTACGAACCAAGCTCGGATCGTACGCTTCGGGGGCGGTCATGACGGCGCCCTCCAAAGCCGTGTGGCAGCCGCGCTCGCAGAGCGTCCGGTGCTCGCCGAGCCGCGGCACCACGTCGCGGATCAAGCTCCGGGCGCGGGTGACGTTCTCCGTCATCACCTCCGCGACCCGTTGCGCCGTCACCGCCTCGTGGCCCACGTGCCAACAATCGTAGTCGGTCACCATGGCGATGGTGACGAAGCACATTTCGGCTTCGCGCGCGAGCTTCGCTTCCGGCATGGCCGTCATACCGATGATGGAGGCACCCCAGGATCGATACAGCTCCGACTCCGCCCGGGTCGAGAATTGCGGACCCTCCATCACGACGTACGTTCCGCCGCGATGGTTCGGGATGGAGAGCTTGCGCGCCGACTCCGTGACGAGATCGCCCAGCCGGCCACAGACCGGATCCGCCATGGAGACGTGCGCCGTAAAGCCCGGGCCGAAGAACGTCTTCGTTCGAGCGAACGTGCGATCGATGTACTGGTCAATCACGGTGAACGTCCCCGGTGGGAGCTCTTCGCGAAGGCTGCCCACCGCCGTAAAGGACAGGATCTGCGTGCAACCCGCGCGCTTCAGCACGTCGATGTTCGCGCGAACGTTCAAATCCGTGGGGGGAACGCGGTGACCTCGACCATGGCGCGGAAGGAACGCAACCTCTTGCCCGCCGAGACGGCCGCAGAGCAGCGCGTCCGACGGGGCGCCGAACGGAGAATCGATCTGCTCCCAATGCGCATCGGTGAGCTCGTCCATCTGGTAAAGACCGCTTCCACCGATGATTCCAACCCGCGCTGCCGTCATTGTGCCGTCCTCTCCGTGGTTCTTCACGGTGTAAGTTTTCCGTTGGTCGGATTCGCCTCGTCCATGTGCCGACGAAGCTCCGACCAAAGCGCCGTATCCCGAAAATCCTCGATCGTGTGCGACGCGCCCGCCTTGCGCAGCGCCTCCTCGGACAACGAGGAGCGCACGCCAACCGTATAAATCCCCGCTCCGGACGCCGAGCGCACCCCCGACAGCGAGTCCTCGAACGCGATGGCCGCATGCGCTTTGCCTGCGAGCCTCTCGAGGCCCGTGAGGTACGGCATCGGATGAGGCTTGCCGTGCGTGAGCTCCTCACCGAATACGATCGTCTCGAAGCGCTCGCCGAGTCGGAGCGCGCCGAGCATCAACATGGCATTCTCGCGCGGGGCGTTGGTGACCACGCCGCAACGCAACTTTCGATCCTTGGCCCAATCGAGCAGATCGAGCAGACCCACCTTGGGCTCCAAGTCGCGCACCAGATTGCGGAACAAGCTCTCTTTGCGCTCGGCCAGCGCCGTGTACACGGTTTGCTCCGGAAACAGCATGGAAAAGATCTCGAGGTGACCGAACCCCATGATGCGCGTCTTGTAAAACTCGAAATCGATGGCCGGCTTGTCGTATTCCTTCAACAAGGTCGAAAAGGCTTCGAAGTGAAGAGGGTCCGTATCGACCAACGTACCATCGAGGTCGAAGAGCAACGTGAGCGGCATGAAATCTCCCGATTCGTGAGGACGGCTGAGGGCCTTGTTCGAAGTCGTTCGAAGACCTATTTGCGACGCGTGGTGGCGAGGAGCACGGCCATCAAAAGAGGAAATGCCGTGAGCGCGCCGACGGCATTCACGAGCCCGATTCGTTCGCTCAAGAGACCGAGCGCCATCGGGGCGGTGAGCAACGCGACCCCCACCGCCTGCGCGCAGCCCGCGCTCACGGAAGCGGCTTGGTCCGGTGCGGCGCGCAGGGCGACCCCTAGGATCAGAGGATAGAAATTCCCAAGGCAGAAGCCGGCGACCACCAACGCGATCGCCGCCGCCGCCATCGCGGGAACGGCCCAAAGCAGAAGCACGGCCCCGCCGCCGGCGGCAATGGAAATAGCGAGCAAGGGCGCGCTCGAAAGGTGCCGCAAAAGACGGCTATTGAAGGTTCGCCCGACGATCGTGCCGCCGAAAAAGAGGCTCATCATGGTTACCGCCGATGCGGGCGCCATGGACAGCTGCTGCTCGAGGAACTGCGCACCCCAGAACGCCGTGCCCCATTCGGTCGAAATACCGAGAAGGACCAGCGCCCAGCACACGTAGACGGTGGCCGGCAGCGGGCCGCCCTGCGCTCGAGCCTCCGCGACCTCGTGTCCACCGCCCCGCCCGACCGCGCCACGAAAGCCGAGCGCGAGGATCGCCAAACCAACGAGCGGCACCACCAGCGCCCAGCGCCAGTCGAGTCCCACTTGGGGCGTCCGGCCGATGATGAGCGGACACAGAAAGACGCCGACCGCGGCCACGATGTAGGCTTCCGTCACCGCAACATCGCGGCGCTCGCCATGGTGCACGGCCAAGTCAGCCTGAATGGTCGTTTGCGCCACGCCCCCGGTGAGGCCTACGAGAAAGGCGTTCGCGAGCGTGGTGACGACATTCGCGCCGGCTGCGAAGAGCAGCACCGCGACGGCCACGGATGCGATGCTCGCCCATGCGAGCACCAAACGATCCACCCGATGCAACAACCAGCGGCTCGGAAACCCCGAAAGAAAGATGCCCACGGCGTAAACGCTGAAATGCCAGCTTACGGCTTTGGTGTTCAGCGCCAGCTCGTCGCGCAGGAACGGCATGACCGACGGAAGAACACCTTGCGAGAACCCGAAGAGCGCGAGCAGCAGGTACATCAACCATGTACGCGCATCGCGAACGAAGGCCGTCGGCATGCCCTCCGCGACGGAGCCGGCCAGCGGTTGTGTTTGCATCTGACTCATGGACACCTACCCGGTAAACGATCTGGAAGGTTTCGGCTGCCGTGCATATTGTGCGCTCCACGGTGCGCGATCCCAATCGCGCGCACCCGTGAGCCGCTCACGAAGCTCGGAGAGGGCAGCAGGCATTCCTTCGCGCCCGAACAGGAAGCCCTCGCTACGGTAGCGCGCGTAGAGTTCATCTCGTTCTTTAAGAGCACGATCGATGGCGGGAAGATAGTTCCAACGAACGAAGGGATAGAGCGAGTGGGCCAGGTGGTACTGATCCGAAAGGGGATACACCAGCTGACGGATCACCCAGCCACCAACGCCCGGAAAATCGATGGGCCGGCAGTTCGTGCACTCCATCGTTCGGCGGTCCGCACCCGGATCGGACGCAACGAACCAGCGATGTTCACTCAACAACGAAAGCCACGTGTAGAGCGGATACGAGACGAACAACGGAACGACGTAGCCGAGAACGAGCCCCTTCCAGCCCGCCAGCGCGATGAACCCTCCAACGAAGCCGGCCACCGTCGCGATCCTGAGAAAGAGTGTCCCGATATTCCGATTGTAGAGCGTGCTGTGTTGCGCCATCGTTCGCAATCCCACCCAGAATCCGAGCGGGGTCAGCGGATACAATAAATTGAAGTAGAACCGTCCTTCCGAGATGTTGGGGACCATACCACCGGCGATTATCCGCATCAGATTGGGGTCCTTGATTGGCTGATTCGGATTCTTGTGGTGCTCCTTCACGTGCGTGACGAACCGGGCGTGCATGTCCCGTTTGAATGTCGGAAACTGAAAGAAGATGTCCGACAAAAACCATTGCCAATCGCGGGAGCGACAAAGAGCGCCATGGACGGCATTGTGCCCAATTTCCTGCAGTGCTCGAAACCGACCACCGACGAACACGACGAGAAGCACATAGCCAATCACGTGATCCCAGGCCGTCGCCAAGAGCGTGGCGCTGTAGATGTCAAACCAACACCAGGCGAACGGCAACACACAGAAGTAGCCGTCGAAGCGCCCATAATACGAAATGCGCTCGGAGGACTTCTCGTCGTCCGTGAGGCGGAGAAATCGCAAAATCCTCCCTTCGTTCTTGACGTAGTGGAGGTCGAATACCAATCGAAGCGCAACCGCTACGGCGGCCATCAACGCGCCCAAGAGTGCACTGCGGCCCATCGTTTCTTCTCCCGTTCTTTGTCGTGGCCGGCGTCGAAGCTTTACGTGACGATGTGGCCCCGAGCGAAGGACGCGTGCTCGCAGTCCTCTCCGCAGTTTGCATCATCACGCTGCCTGAGACCTATAAAAGCAACGATCGCCCGCGTCCAGGGTATTCAACGTGGCCGGCTTCTATTCCGCGGGGCGGTTAAAAAATTTAGGCGCAAGTTGTCGATTTCATGGATGTCTAAATTTGGACATCATCGAACTTCGATGACCGCGGACGCTCTCGACCGTCGACTACTTGATTGGATGGATGTTGATTTGATGTCGACTCGATGTCGACTCGCCAGGCAAACCAGACAAGGACAAGTCGGCCAAGTCCCACGAAGCAAGCAGGCCAGACAAAAAGCCAGACAAAAGCGAGACAAAAGATGGACGTTGGTTCGGTGTTGATGTCCAAATTTGGCCAGTCGTCCTTTTAAAAGGTGTCCAGGGTCGGCTAATCTCAAATTAAGTTGCGTAACTTTCTTCGGGGAATAACTTCTCGGCGAAAACCGATGTAGTCCGTAGGGGTGTAGGTCGGTGCACGCGCGTGACGAATCTGTTTTGTTCTTGTACGCGCACCAAGAACATTTCTTCCATTGACCGTTTGTACCTCATTTTGAGGTTCAGCTAAACATCGTCGCTTGACTTCAAACATACGAAGACCATAGATAAGCTGCTGCTTGCGACTTTCCAAGTCGTTAATCGATTGGTTCCGGCAAGGCGGGCTTTTCGACACGCTCATCCCAAGAAAGCTCGAGCTCGAGAAATTCGGGCCCGAGCAGGGAATGCATGTTCGGGAGAGTCCGTTCGACGTGGGAACCCCGACACGGAAATCCAGGCTGCCGCGGCCTGTCCTGTATTCGAGGTCAAGCTTCCTCCCAAATAAAAAGGGCAACTCATGACGATACTTCGAGTAGGTTTCATCGGAGCCGGCGAGCAGGGAATCAACAATCTCTTGCCGGCCATGTTGCAGGTGTCTGGGGCACGGGTGGCCGCCATTTGTGACCAAGATGCGTCACGTGGAGAGATCGCCGCAGCGCGCGCGGGCGGGGTTCCGTATTACGAAGATCCCAAGAAGATGATCGAGTCCGGCAAGTTGGACGCGGTGGTGATGGCCGCGCCGCCGAACGTTCATCGGGACATCGGGCACTTCGCCATCGAGCACGGCCTTCACACGTTCGTCGAGAAGCCGCCGTGCATGACCACGCGTGAGCTCCTCGATCTCATCGCTGCGTCACGTAAGCACGGTGTTACGACCGGGGTCGGTCTCAACTACCGATTTGCCTCGGCCGTGCAACGTTTTCATGAAGTCTCGAAAAATCCGTTGTTCGGCGAGCTGGTGCACCTCGGCATCATGCACGCCGCGAA contains these protein-coding regions:
- a CDS encoding TonB-dependent receptor; translation: MAIDRRSALAGIGVAASMAWSSSVGAQAADPAAQTAASAQTAQPAQTASSAQTAQVAPAAHAVDEVRVHGNAADNLERASGSGSRVSETELRRAQPQSAGEMLRRVPGLVVRQEDPMGLRLNLGVRGLSPTRGRLVLVEEDGVPVVVSPYGEPELYYSTPVERIQNIDVIKGHEVLLYGPQTVGGVVQFHTWTPPTREEWNVEGTWGERGFAKALARYGNTAAGGDVRYVVQAFRKQGDGFRNMPFEVTDVMGKVVFATGPNGEATLKLVAYDELSHTTYVGLTEPMYQNDPRQDTVAPHDRFGIRRYEASLRHEQRFGDRTKLDTHVFAYTMNMGLRQQDFDRGNVSGTTYERILGPQGIPGAGLYFRTTSQIRDRNYNVVGVEPKLEHRLFTGPIAHKFIVGGRAMFDSARRRGFAASSPNADTGDLLTDDTTNILGFSAYAEDRIAFRDDVLVTPGFRVEHAISRRYSKRTYEEGAVRDVSLEGSSTATGLMPGIGMIVGKPHFNVFGGLHSGYSPPRISQSITPTGQDVGLSAERSTNWELGARVRPHPWARLEVSGFLTSFDNQLISNNTLSGSAAEFKNGGRTRHLGAELTALMQLGRGLRLPVDVDLAAQYTLSRSTFVGGRYDGNFVPYAPRHLVTATLDVDHARSGLGAQATFTHVGSQFADETNTVEADISGRAGEIPSYNVVDLGARYRHAKTGLSAILTVKNAFDDVYLSGRLPNGIFTSGFRQVFVTLKWSGP
- a CDS encoding imelysin family protein; translation: MKRRFSPTLALILGLSLAGAFGTTSWIAGCSSSSSGASSVDAKPVLQALTNDVILPTYRTLDTEAGTLRDAAEALRSAPSADSLARAQAAWRAARKTWRKADAFRFGPVDSKGIADVIDAWPANGEKLDQLLAGSEPITADSFEKLGANLKGFMALEHLLFDNPGGGDAAVLAKLTGTGAAERRRLYVAIAAANLKAKTAELLRSWDPAGENFAAQLTNAGSGSQTFPSGKSAVDQLVNSATYAGDVVAGNKIARPFGKRNGGVVQPGQEEAPRSDNSLADMLATLEGVQAVYDGAPGGAEPKGIGDLVRGKNASLDDRVLAALSDARAKVAAIPPPFRTALSEKPAPVDAAYESVRAMKNTFATEVASVLGTTLKFNDNDGD
- a CDS encoding iron-regulated protein, encoding MKKRLWSIGFAVAASLLACSDDDKGSNPPPGVDAKEVTKAYAQLVAANYAESLAEARVLKKAVADFVATPSQSTLVAARVSWTRARLSYGQTEVYRFYGGPIDGEGGLEGRINSWPLDEAYIDYVVGKEGDKDTILENGIVNDTAPITKAFLAEKNQPGAEETSVSTGWHAIEFLLWGQDLSTTGPGARPYTDYVTGAEGTHKNQDRRRAYLSAVTELLVEDIESVAAQWDLSKPDSYGSKFVAAPADESLTKIIKGIGSLGGAELANERMNTAYNNKDQEEEHSCFSDTTNQDLVANMLSLENAYLGRYDTKFPQVGHFDGPGIEDLVKAKNPALDAEVKQKLAAAKAAVAAIPAPFDQAILNDDQRPKIKAAVDALKDLTASVVKVAEALGLKINLE
- a CDS encoding c-type cytochrome; translation: MAELVRAFVGLGVLSAVAAGWACGSSDSSGPQPPGVEAGVELLGGGTTIFDDTPNAYTFAARNLDSEGREVFAEGDHFFGRNWVTAPASTSGNDGLGPTFNAISCSSCHFKDGRGKPPAGKEEFVGLLIRLSVPGKDAQGAPLEEPNYGGQFNHRGILGVPGEGTSRVRYDEAPGTYVDGEAYSLRRPTYELTDLAFGPLAPGTMMSPRVAPPMIGLGLLEAISEETLLGLADEQDRDGDGISGRPNRVWNLRAGKATLGRFGWKANQPTVEQQSAGAFQGDIGITTSLFRTENCPPSQTACRAAPSGGTPNQPELTDAKLTAVTRYGMTVAVPARRSWTDPAVLRGEEAFAAAKCTSCHVPKLQTGNLEGYPALSHQTIRPFTDLLLHDMGPDLADGRPDFEATGTEWRTPPLWGVGLMKTVSKHQFLLHDGRARGFAEAILWHGGEASASREAFRAMSKDEREALIKFLESL